From a single Aquincola tertiaricarbonis genomic region:
- a CDS encoding PEP-CTERM sorting domain-containing protein, giving the protein MKLNMLGAAIALALGSTGALAQVGASFQITSFSHVVSGGTLTWLGGYQDLYVESREAGGLGGNQIDGLTGDRSDASLSTQVAHAGAQVSATTAGLLQGAASATPFFVDGTAQPHVGLANALQLGEFSLSQAGSVTFTVNYTLTANAPAGDPLTTYAFSQLVFDAGNYNDNTTGSFTDKVFTAEGSSGTRSGSFTYTVNLAGAGDVGYYNFTANAYGTAIAAAVPEPGEWALMLAGLGLLGGWRLRQQRRAKGVAA; this is encoded by the coding sequence ATGAAGCTCAACATGCTGGGCGCGGCCATCGCGCTCGCCCTCGGCTCGACCGGCGCGCTGGCGCAGGTCGGCGCCTCGTTCCAGATCACCTCGTTCTCGCACGTCGTCTCGGGGGGCACGCTCACCTGGCTGGGCGGCTACCAGGACCTGTACGTCGAATCGCGCGAGGCCGGCGGCCTCGGCGGCAACCAGATCGACGGCCTGACCGGCGACCGCAGCGACGCCAGCTTGTCTACACAAGTGGCGCATGCCGGCGCGCAGGTGTCGGCCACCACCGCTGGCCTGCTGCAGGGCGCGGCCAGCGCCACCCCCTTTTTCGTGGATGGCACGGCGCAGCCGCACGTGGGCCTGGCCAATGCGCTGCAGCTGGGTGAGTTCTCGCTGTCCCAGGCGGGCAGCGTGACCTTCACCGTCAACTACACACTGACGGCCAACGCCCCGGCCGGCGACCCGCTGACCACCTACGCCTTCTCGCAGCTGGTGTTCGATGCCGGCAACTACAACGACAACACCACCGGCAGCTTCACCGACAAGGTGTTCACCGCCGAAGGCAGCAGCGGCACCCGCAGCGGCAGCTTCACCTACACCGTGAACCTGGCCGGCGCGGGCGACGTGGGCTACTACAACTTCACCGCCAATGCCTACGGCACGGCCATCGCCGCGGCGGTGCCCGAGCCGGGCGAATGGGCGCTGATGCTGGCCGGCCTGGGCTTGCTGGGCGGCTGGCGGCTGCGCCAGCAGCGCCGTGCAAAGGGGGTGGCGGCATGA
- a CDS encoding outer membrane protein assembly factor BamB family protein: MTFNPTLRLLIGAGLLAAAQLASAADNCCLPTTTDFPKVGGNLGNQNYSSLAKINKANIRQLGAAWMTSLEGGAKAGNAQSTAVAVNGVLFIETAQGRVHAVDGKTGVVKWSYNPGRGGQTRRGVAVGDGKVYTLTTGNYVIALDQNTGQVVWERQHEGYGNIAKVAVVYHDGMIYVGTNDGPRGAGLALNAKNGDLVWHFFGAAAPGTIGGDTWEGNSYLEGGATPWIHPAIDPELNTVYWTFGNARAGSSQNGSTRGGQNLFANSIVAMDAKTGAYKWHFQSIHHDIWDMDNVMAPVLADIRVAGQNKKAVVYGSKTGMYYILDRSNGQPLLGIDEKPVPVDPRQKSWPTQPWPRGGSFIPTCPTNEGPARAVPNFKTGCLYAAHWDEPILSFPGQGGGADWNHQSFSHTTKWMYTGVGYVGSAHSLTEASNGLRPLGTGMSGGIVVVDPATNQVVWKKDLPWSVAHGNGILTTASNLLFIGQPDGNLLGLDALNGRELWRFQTGASINASPITYEIDGEQYMAVFAGGSGLPFSDAPRGDYLWAFKVGGKVPPLPAPTPPSTRRQITAAPVEGSVVNNTVVLNRSYSNGVVGSVELDTTNAMAPQHLRVPQGTTVTFLNPATNTKNHCATQFFEGLFNAGPLAPGQSFSYTFNQKGEYFYNDCTSPRATGKVVVY; encoded by the coding sequence ATGACCTTCAATCCCACCCTGCGGCTGCTGATCGGCGCCGGCCTGCTGGCCGCGGCCCAGCTGGCCTCGGCCGCCGACAACTGCTGCCTGCCCACCACCACCGACTTCCCGAAGGTCGGCGGCAACCTGGGCAACCAGAACTATTCGTCGCTGGCCAAGATCAACAAGGCCAACATCCGCCAGCTGGGCGCCGCCTGGATGACCAGCCTTGAAGGCGGCGCCAAGGCCGGCAATGCGCAAAGCACCGCGGTGGCCGTCAATGGCGTGCTGTTCATCGAAACCGCGCAAGGCCGCGTGCATGCGGTGGACGGCAAGACCGGCGTGGTGAAGTGGAGCTACAACCCCGGCCGCGGCGGCCAGACGCGCCGTGGCGTGGCCGTGGGCGACGGCAAGGTGTACACGCTGACCACCGGCAACTACGTCATCGCGCTCGACCAGAACACCGGCCAGGTGGTGTGGGAGCGCCAGCATGAAGGCTACGGCAACATCGCCAAGGTGGCCGTGGTGTACCACGACGGCATGATCTACGTGGGCACCAACGACGGCCCGCGCGGCGCCGGCCTGGCGCTCAACGCCAAGAACGGCGACCTGGTGTGGCACTTCTTCGGCGCGGCTGCGCCGGGCACCATCGGCGGCGACACCTGGGAAGGCAACAGCTACCTCGAAGGCGGCGCCACGCCCTGGATCCACCCGGCCATCGACCCCGAGCTGAACACCGTCTACTGGACCTTCGGCAACGCACGGGCCGGCTCGTCGCAAAACGGTTCGACCCGCGGCGGCCAGAACCTGTTCGCCAACTCCATCGTGGCGATGGATGCCAAGACCGGTGCCTACAAATGGCACTTCCAGTCCATCCACCACGACATCTGGGACATGGACAACGTGATGGCGCCGGTGCTGGCCGACATCCGCGTGGCCGGCCAGAACAAGAAGGCCGTGGTGTACGGCAGCAAGACCGGCATGTACTACATCCTGGACCGCAGCAACGGCCAGCCGCTGCTGGGCATCGACGAGAAGCCGGTGCCGGTGGACCCGCGCCAGAAGAGCTGGCCCACGCAGCCGTGGCCGCGCGGCGGCAGCTTCATCCCCACCTGCCCCACCAACGAAGGCCCGGCCCGTGCGGTGCCCAACTTCAAGACGGGCTGCCTGTACGCGGCGCACTGGGACGAACCCATCCTCTCCTTCCCCGGCCAGGGCGGCGGGGCCGACTGGAACCACCAGTCCTTCAGCCACACCACCAAGTGGATGTACACCGGCGTGGGCTACGTGGGCTCGGCCCACTCGCTGACCGAAGCCAGCAACGGCCTGCGGCCGCTGGGCACCGGCATGTCGGGCGGCATCGTGGTGGTGGACCCCGCCACCAACCAGGTGGTGTGGAAAAAGGACCTGCCCTGGTCGGTCGCGCACGGCAACGGCATCCTGACCACCGCCAGCAACCTGCTGTTCATCGGCCAGCCCGACGGCAACCTGCTGGGCCTGGACGCGCTGAACGGCCGTGAGCTGTGGCGCTTCCAGACCGGTGCCAGCATCAACGCCAGCCCCATCACCTACGAGATCGACGGCGAGCAGTACATGGCGGTGTTCGCCGGTGGCTCGGGCCTGCCCTTCAGCGACGCGCCGCGCGGCGACTACCTGTGGGCCTTCAAGGTCGGCGGCAAGGTGCCGCCGCTGCCGGCGCCCACGCCGCCTTCCACCCGCCGCCAGATCACCGCCGCGCCGGTGGAAGGCTCGGTGGTCAACAACACGGTGGTGCTCAACCGCAGCTACAGCAACGGCGTGGTCGGCTCGGTGGAGCTGGACACCACCAACGCGATGGCGCCGCAGCACCTGCGGGTGCCGCAGGGCACCACCGTCACCTTCCTGAACCCGGCCACCAACACCAAGAACCACTGCGCCACGCAGTTCTTCGAAGGGTTGTTCAACGCCGGCCCGCTGGCCCCGGGCCAGTCGTTCTCGTACACCTTCAACCAGAAGGGCGAGTACTTCTACAACGACTGCACCAGCCCGCGCGCCACCGGCAAGGTCGTCGTCTATTAA